The Glaciimonas sp. PCH181 nucleotide sequence TTACTTACTCACCACCCAAAAGGAACAACACAATGTCTCTGATCAATACACAAGTAAAACCATTCAAAGCAAACGCCTATCACAACGGTAAATTCATCGAAGTGAGCGAAGAGTCCCTGAAGGGCAAATGGTCAGTTTTTGTGTTTTACCCAGCTGACTTCACATTCGTCTGCCCAACAGAATTGGAAGACTTGGCTGATAACTACGCTGAATTCCAAAAACTGGGCGTTGAAGTCTACGGCATTTCGACCGACACCCATTTCGCGCACAAAGCATGGCACGACACATCAGAAGCCATCAAGAAAGTGCAATACCCACTGATCGGTGACCCTACTACTGTTCTGTCACGCAACTTCGAAGTATTGATCGAAGAAGAAGGCCTGGCACTGCGCGGTACTTTCGTCATCAATCCAGAAGGTCAAATCAAGGTTCTGGAAGTCCATGACAACGGCATCGGCCGTGATGCTTCAGAATTGCTGCGTAAAGTAAAAGCAGCGCAATACGTCGCATCACATCCAGGTGAAGTTTGCCCGGCAAAATGGACTGAAGGCGCAGCAACATTGACACCATCGCTGGATTTGGTTGGCAAGATCTAAGAATCTGAAAAGATTCTTTTAGTAATACCGACGCCGGTCGGGAATTGTCCTGACCGGCTTCACAAAAAAATTGAATGGAAAGCACATCATGCTAGATGCAAATCTCAAAACCCAGTTGAAAACCTATTTAGAAAAGGTCGTGCAGCCGATTGAGATCGTCGCGTCTCTCGATGATAGCGACAAATCTCGCGAACTTCAGGCTATGCTCCAGGAAATCCTCCTGTTGAGCGAGCGTATTTCGCTAGTTGAGCGCACTGACGATACCGAGCGCAAGCCATCGTTCAGCATTAACCGCCCAGGAACCGATATCAGCGTGCGTTTCGCCGGTATTCCGTTAGGCCACGAATTCACATCATTAGTATTAGCGCTGCTGCAAGTCGGCGGCCACCCGGTCAAACTAGACGATGCGGTGATCGAACAAATCCGCAATCTGGATGGCGACTATCAGTTTGAAACATACATTTCGCTATCCTGCCAAAGCTGCCCTGAAGTCGTTCAGGCACTGAACGTGATGTCGATCATCAACCCACGTATTCGCACAGTCACCATCGACGGTGCGCTGTTTCAAAAAGAAGTTGAGACACGCCAAATCATGGCCGTGCCAACGATGTATTTGAATGGTGAAGTGTTCGGTCAAGGCCGTTCAGGCGTTGAAGAAATTCTTGCCAAACTTGACTCCGGTGCCAGCGCCCGTCAGGCAGCACAACTTAGCACTAAAGAAATTTTCGACGTTCTAATCGTCGGCGGCGGCCCTGCTGGCGCGGCGGCGGCAATTTATGCAGCACGTAAAGGCATTCGCACCGGCGTCGTCGCTGAGCGCTTTGGAGGCCAAGTTCTGGATACATTGTCGATTGAAAATTTCGTATCAGTAAAGGAAACCGATGGACCGCATTTTGCGGTCGCGCTGGAACAGCACGTCAAATCCTACGAAGTCGATATCATGAATCTGCAACGCGCTGAAAGTCTGGTAGCGGGCAAGATAATTGAAATTAAAACCGCTAGCGGCGCGATCTTAAAAAGCAAAACCGTGATTCTGGCGACCGGCGCACGTTGGAGAGAAATCAACGTCCCCGGCGAGCAACAATATCGTAACCACGGCGTTGCATATTGCCCGCATTGCGACGGTCCGCTATTTAAAGGCAAACGCGTTGCGGTCATCGGCGGCGGCAATTCCGGAGTGGAAGCAGCGATCGATCTTGCCGGTATCGTGGCCCACGTAACGTTGATTGAATTCGGTGCAGAACTGCGCGCCGATGCCGTGCTGCAACGCAAATTGAAGAGCTTGCCAAATGTGACTATTCATACCTCAGCCCAAACCACCGAGATTCATGGCGACGGCAAAAAGGTCAATGGATTGAGCTACACAGATCGTGTTTCTGGTGACAGCAAAAAAGTCGAACTGGAAGGCGTATTCGTTCAGATAGGCTTAGTGCCGAACACCGAATGGCTCAAAGGCACGGTCGCTTTATCGCGTCACGGCGAGATCGAAATCGACGCCAAGGGACAAACATCCATCCCAGGCGTATTTGCAGCAGGCGACGTCACAACTGTGCCGTTCAAACAGATCGTGATTGCTGTTGGTGAAGGCGCAAAAGCTTCACTAAGCGCGTTTGATCACTTGATCCGTTCGTCGTTTGACGATGAAGAAGTCGCAGCGCCAGTGGAGAAAATTGCTGTTGCAGCATAAGCTAACAAAATAAAGTTGAGAAATCAGTTGGATAAAAAGGGCAGCCACATAGGCTGCCCTTTTTTTATATCGCACGGATTGCGCAAAAAATTGTAAGACAAAAACACGTAATCAAAACATCAGAACACTTCCAAACGCCTGCCACCACGCCAGTTCAGTTCAGTTCAGTCCTATCCCTGCCATGCTGGCGATAACAATGTTCCCTGAGTGCATTTACTGAATTTCCAGCCGCATCAGCATGCGTCAGATTTTCGACACAGGTTTCGACAATCCCATAAAAATCACATTGATTGCGTATGAGCTGAAGAGGCAAAGGCCGAAACGGTAGAAAAGGTTAATGTAATAACACAGCAAAAAAAATTATGTCTTGCACCAAATATGGATTTATTTATTTTATTAATTTTCACATCCCAACATCAAACATCGGCACGTTTTTGTGTCTGCCCTCAAGTTTCGAAGAGTAACTGAAGCCAAACACGACTCCTATCGCTAACACGCTAGTTTCGATCGGGCGAAAAAATTATCTAAAAGTTAATTGAATAATCGAAAATGGCTAAGAAAGGGAGGGGAAAAGAGCAGAAATACAACACTCAGTTAGTCCAAAAATCTCCCCACTTTGCAACAAATTGTTACACCCTTTCACTCTATATTGATATTTATCCCTCCATTATTTCGTGTTTTTTCATTCTATTTGCACTCAATAAATATAACCAATATGCAAATAATTGATTTTCCTGGTGTTACTATTTGGAAATTAGTTGACTTTCACCTACCTTTAATCAAACGTTTTACCGGCAATAAGCCTAAATGGAGCTTCCAATGATCGATAAAAAAAATACATTATTGTCTGTTGCCGTTGCATTGGCACTGGCAGCTTGCGGCGGCGGCGGCGGATCGACATCGACCCCAACCCCAACAGCTGCATCGACTACTTCAGGTAAGGCAGTTGATGGCTATTTAAGCGGTTCTGCGGTTCTCTGCGATACCAACAAAAACGGCGTGGCCGACACTGGCGAAGCAGTTGTCTTGACCGATGCACAAGGTAATTTCACATTCACCACAGCTTGCGCCAGCAACATCGTTGTATCAGGCGGTACTAATATCGACACAGGGCTACCATTTACCGGCGTTCTTAAAACGACGGCTGGCAGCACTGTTGCAACACCGATCACAAGTTTAATGGTGGATGCCGGTCTGACAAATGCACAGGTTGCTGCATTTCTCGGCCTTCCAGTCGGCACGGATCCAACCAAGTTGGATCCATCGGCAACTACCAATGGTGTGCTGAATAATCCAGACGCCCTAAAGAGAACTCTGGCACTACAACAAATCATTCAGCAAACGACCAATACCATCGCAACGCTGGGTGGAAATACTACCGTAGCAGCACTCCAGGCTATTTATCTTAATGTGGTAAAAGCCGTGACAGCAGCCCTTGTCGCCAATCCGACAGCGTCCCTGATCGATGCAAGTGGCAATGTCAGCAGCGGATTAGTAAACAACGTAGTCCAGCAATCAGTCACTAACGTCGCAACGTCATCAGACCCAACGCTCGTCAACGTAAAAACCATTGTTGCTACCTTTAGCCCGAGCAGGATTGCAGCGGTAGCCACGGCGGCAATCACCGCAGAGGCACAAACCCTGGCAACAACCACAAATTCGCTAACATTAACTAAGGCGATGCAATCAGATAACACCATCGCAAATGCAGTGAATGCCGTTGGGCCACTAATGCTCCCAACGAACACACAGCCTCTGACAACGTTCGCCAGTGCATTGAGTGGTTTAGCCTCGGCGAATACGACAATCTATGTATCACCACAAGCGGCACTTGCAGCAGAAACCGCTGCAGCAAATAGCTTAAATTCTGCGGCAAGTGCCGTAGGCCAGACTGTTGACGCAACCAAATTCAGTGCGCCAACCAACTATCTGGCGATAACCAACGACCAAATCGCGATTAATGGCACCACGTACACTCTCACCCAGTTGACCAGCGGTGTCATTGTCACGAGCGCAAAGGTAGCTTCTGTCGATACATTTGCACTTCCACTAAGCATCAACGGAACGCCGATTCCAGCGAATGCTAACGGGATTAAAACTGCAACGATCAAGGTAGCGCTGGAATTGAAGGATACAGCCGCCACCAACCGTTTATTACAAGTAGCAATTGATACGGTGACGGTAACGCTCAATGCAAATGGTCAGCTATCGGCATCGGTTCCTGCCAGTGCCAAGATATACGTCTTTGGACAAACCAGCAGCGGTGTCACTGCGAATCTGACATTGAGCAATCCTGCCGCTACTTTGGTAACCGCCGGGGCGAATAATACGATCAGTTTCAATATGGGTGGACTGTTTTCTCAAATTGCCAGTACAACTCAGAACGCGGTATTGACCGACCTGCAAAATCTAAAAGGCAATCTGAACGTTAAGTTCGTTATGTCGACACTGGATTTGCGTACGTCTAATGGCACACCTACCCCGGCCGCATCGATTCTGGTCACTGGCGCAGGTCAACCGGCAGTAAGCGGTGAAGGCGTACAAGGAATTGTAACGGTGCAATAAGTCGTTTTACACGAAGAAACAAGGGCAGAGTTTTTCACGCCCTTGTTTTTTTTCGCAAAAAATTGGTCTCTCGTCGATTTTCCGTAGCATTTATATGAAGCCGCTCGTATGAAAAAACTATGTTATTCAATCGCACTGCTAGTTGGCAGCACGCAGTTGGCGTCTTTAGCAGTAGCAGCGCCAATGGATGCATTTTTGTCTGCAAATCAAAGCAGCACCCCGGGCGAAGTCCAGGTGGAAGCAGCGTATGACATGGTCAATAGCACTGTCGACGTCTTCAATTTGAGGGGCAAAGATACGACCTATAGCGGCACCAATGTGGGTGACTATCATGGCGGACATATACGCGTCGGTGTTGCCGTCACTTCCAGGCTGTGGCTTGATGCCGGCTTTTGGGAAAGACGTATTCAGTACAAACCAGACGTCGCCAAAATCAATACCTGGCAATTGGCCGGGCAGTACAAAATATTTGAAGGTTCAGGCTACCAGCCAAACGTTGCGATCAGGCTCGGCGCTTGGGGCAACTATGCCGACAATCTGACCAAATCGTCGCCTACCACGGTGAACGGCACAACGTTGAGTTCAGTCACAGCCGTCAATCCGAAAGACGTGCAATACCAGCTTGATCTGATTGGTACGTCGAAGATTATGGAACATACAGAACTAACGTTGTTTGGCGGAGTCGGTGCCAGCCGCGTCACGGTGGGTTCAGTTACAGGCACCGCCAGCAGGGGTGGCTGTAATTACAATGTGGCGTTCGGGCCAACCGACACGGTCGGGACTTTAGCGCAGTTATGTAACGCCAGCGTCGTCGTTGACCATTTCTCGATCCCAAACAGCAGTTCCGGGTTCAACGTCAACAATGAAACGCAATACACCGCGACTTTCTACCATGCCGGCGCGATGCTGAAGTGGCATGAAAATGATTGGCAAGTACGGGCAGGCTATCAGTTTCAATATATCAATCGCAATCACATCGACGACTTCATAAAAAGCCAAGGCGGGGTTGCCTACCATAGCAATCACATACTGATCGGCGAGGTTATGTATAAATTGCTGCCGAATACCAGTGTATTTTTGCGTGGTCAGTACATGACAAATCAATTTACCGGCGAAATCCCATTTGCCTACAACGCGCTAACAGCAAGTCGCTTTGATAAAAATTATGGCATCGTCAGTACCGGCCTGGTCATGACTTTCTAAGCATCTGCACAATCGGAATCAGGCAATTAAGTTTGCTTAACACTCATGCAAAAAAAAGCGCGCCACCCCTCTGTTCAACGAGGATTTACCCTGATCGAAATCATGGTCGTTGTCGTCATCATGGGGATATTGGCTGCGCTGGTCGTGCCTAAACTGATGGGACGCACCGACGATGCCCGCGTGATGGCCGCGCGGGCCGATATCTCCACCATCATGGCAGCACTAAAGCTGTACAAACTCGACAATCAACGCTATCCGACGACCGAGCAAGGCTTGCAGGCGCTAGTCACTAAGCCCGTCAGCGGCCCCGCGGCAAATGGCTGGAAAAGCGGCGGCTACATTGATAAAGTTCCCAATGACCCTTGGGGCAATCCCTACCAATTCCTGGCACCGGGGATCAAAGGCGAATGCGATGTTCTGTCTCTGGGTGCAGATGGTCTGCCTGGTGGCGAAGGCAACGATGCAGATATTGGCTCCTGGTCACTGTGATGCCCGTCACGGGGCCAAAAAAATGCCGTCGTCTTACTCCGCAATATCAGCACAGACTGAGTGTGCAAACAGCCGCTATACGCGGCTTTACGTTGTTAGAGTTACTCATCGTGGTCGTCATCGCAGGCATCACGCTGGGGCTAGTAACGTTTACCGCATTTCATAGCGATCGCCAGTCAATTCAGCGTGACGCTAAACGAATCGCCCTTCTGCTGCAATTAACACGTGAAGAAGCCATTTTGCGCAACCGTCCGACCGCTTTTGAAGCAGATGCAACTAGCTATCATTTTCTGGTACGTGAAGACAACGGCTGGCAATTGCTGCCACAAGATGACATTTTGCGGCAACGCGCCTTTGAACGCCCTCCCCTGCAGTTATT carries:
- a CDS encoding GspH/FimT family pseudopilin — its product is MQTAAIRGFTLLELLIVVVIAGITLGLVTFTAFHSDRQSIQRDAKRIALLLQLTREEAILRNRPTAFEADATSYHFLVREDNGWQLLPQDDILRQRAFERPPLQLLMQPPQTTTAAPYSVRIIFGREPVDKPFTLTLANGESSAIIRADGIGHFSVE
- the ahpF gene encoding alkyl hydroperoxide reductase subunit F; the protein is MLDANLKTQLKTYLEKVVQPIEIVASLDDSDKSRELQAMLQEILLLSERISLVERTDDTERKPSFSINRPGTDISVRFAGIPLGHEFTSLVLALLQVGGHPVKLDDAVIEQIRNLDGDYQFETYISLSCQSCPEVVQALNVMSIINPRIRTVTIDGALFQKEVETRQIMAVPTMYLNGEVFGQGRSGVEEILAKLDSGASARQAAQLSTKEIFDVLIVGGGPAGAAAAIYAARKGIRTGVVAERFGGQVLDTLSIENFVSVKETDGPHFAVALEQHVKSYEVDIMNLQRAESLVAGKIIEIKTASGAILKSKTVILATGARWREINVPGEQQYRNHGVAYCPHCDGPLFKGKRVAVIGGGNSGVEAAIDLAGIVAHVTLIEFGAELRADAVLQRKLKSLPNVTIHTSAQTTEIHGDGKKVNGLSYTDRVSGDSKKVELEGVFVQIGLVPNTEWLKGTVALSRHGEIEIDAKGQTSIPGVFAAGDVTTVPFKQIVIAVGEGAKASLSAFDHLIRSSFDDEEVAAPVEKIAVAA
- the ahpC gene encoding alkyl hydroperoxide reductase subunit C — protein: MSLINTQVKPFKANAYHNGKFIEVSEESLKGKWSVFVFYPADFTFVCPTELEDLADNYAEFQKLGVEVYGISTDTHFAHKAWHDTSEAIKKVQYPLIGDPTTVLSRNFEVLIEEEGLALRGTFVINPEGQIKVLEVHDNGIGRDASELLRKVKAAQYVASHPGEVCPAKWTEGAATLTPSLDLVGKI
- the gspG gene encoding type II secretion system major pseudopilin GspG, yielding MQKKARHPSVQRGFTLIEIMVVVVIMGILAALVVPKLMGRTDDARVMAARADISTIMAALKLYKLDNQRYPTTEQGLQALVTKPVSGPAANGWKSGGYIDKVPNDPWGNPYQFLAPGIKGECDVLSLGADGLPGGEGNDADIGSWSL